The following are from one region of the Hippocampus zosterae strain Florida chromosome 9, ASM2543408v3, whole genome shotgun sequence genome:
- the utp3 gene encoding something about silencing protein 10: MVRALRRKKVRKPIKQQENDEGDPEGYKNMAILDNNSKDKIDEFHDEKVEELLNRGVKLQSDEEELDDEEEVMALDDSEMDDDDDDDEDDEEYSEDEEGTDMESDLEGKKEEELPNELAWGNKKKMFYDSDYVATKGKSRDELVAEEEEEEEEAKKIQKRLAEHLSEEDYDLNFLQEFAPEEQTEATVVEKENIVKDLKQMSQKEKMKLLKKESPELLELIQDFKAKLTEMKDQLQPLMQMVKNGKIPPGKGADYLKTKQQLYLNYCTNISFYLVLKAKRIPAHNHPVIERLLTYRNLINELSSVDARLAPQYSKLLAAQEEEIASRPVAQKKAAVSTKNDKDSGKVVAETGTASDSDLDEEAALRFYREVEERMKLKRKNKPQKAEEIKDVDEEEELESEAKRGITYQMAKNRGLTPKRKKIDRNPRVKHREKFRRAKIRRKGQVREVRREETRYSGELSGIRAGVKKSIKLK, translated from the exons ATGGTTCGAGCATTAAG ACGTAAAAAGGTCCGGAAGCCAATTAAACAGCAAGAGAATGATGAAGGTGACCCAGAGGGATACAAAAACATGGCTATCCTTGACAAC AACTCCAAGGACAAAATCGATGAGTTTCACGATGAGAAGGTTGAG GAACTCCTCAACAGAGGAGTTAAGTTGCAGAGTGATGAGGAGGAGCTGGATGATGAG GAGGAAGTGATGGCCTTGGATGATTCCGagatggatgatgatgatgacgatgatgaagatgatgaggaaTACAGTGAGGATGAAGAAGGCACCGATATGGAGAGCGATCTCGAGGGCAAGAAAGAAGAAG AGCTTCCCAATGAATTAGCATGGGGCAACAAGAAGAAGATGTTCTATGACTCCGACTATGTGGCCACAA AGGGTAAGTCTCGCGATGAGTTGGTAgccgaggaagaagaggaggaagaagaagccaAGAAAATCCAAAAGCGGTTGGCTGAACATCTCAGTGAGGAGGATTACGACTTAAACTTTTTGCAG GAGTTTGCTCCAGAGGAGCAGACCGAGGCGACAGTTGTGGAAAAGGAGAACATCGTTAAGGACTTGAAGCAGATGTCCCAAAAGGAGAAAATGAAACTGCTCAAGAAGGAGTCGCCCGAGTTGCTTGAACTCATTCAGGACTTCAAGGCGAAG CTTACAGAAATGAAGGACCAGCTGCAGCCACTCATGCAGATGGTCAAAAATGGCAAGATCCCACCGGGAAAG GGTGCCGACTACCTGAAGACAAAACAGCAGCTTTACCTCAA TTATTGTACGAACATCAGCTTCTACCTGGTGCTCAAAGCCAAACGAATCCCCGCTCACAACCACCCAGTCATCGAACGACTGCTCACTTATAGAAAT CTCATCAATGAATTGAGTTCAGTTGATGCCCGCCTGGCACCGCAGTACAGCAAGCTGCTGGCTGCTCAAGAGGAAGAGATCGCCAGCAGACCAGTGGCTCAGAAGAAAGCTGCCGTATCCACCAAAAATgacaag GATTCCGGCAAAGTGGTGGCAGAGACAGGCACTGCCTCTGACTCTGACCTGGACGAGGAGGCAGCGTTGCGATTCTACAGAGAAGTGGAGGAAAGGATGAAGTTGAAGAGGAAGAACAAACCTCAGAAAGCTGAAGA GATAAAAGAtgtggatgaagaggaggagttgGAGTCAGAGGCAAAGAGAGGCATCACGTACCAG ATGGCTAAGAACAGAGGACTCACTCCCAAGAGGAAGAAGATTGACCGCAACCCTCGAGTCAAGCACCGGGAGAAGTTCAGGCGGGCTAAGATCCGCAGAAAGGGCCAA GTCCGTGAGGTTCGGCGGGAGGAGACGAGATACAGCGGAGAACTATCCGGTATCCGCGCAGGTGTCAAGAAGAGTATCAAACTCAAGTAA
- the ppcs gene encoding phosphopantothenate--cysteine ligase — MAEPRVSSIDGKLAEEFAAPSQVDEVRERMTTFARLHAEAGRCVVLITSGGTKVPLESRTVRFLDNFSSGRRGAQSAEYFLDAGYAVVFLHRHRSLYPYARTFSSVNVLDALQFSGGDQDRVVVNPQVLPNIAKVLKKYQEVTASQLLLPVEFSTLSDYLHLLKASAQALSGIGSKAMFYLAAAVSDFYIPACDMPEHKIQSSNGPLQLSLKMVPKILSPLVIDWAPRAFVISFKLETDAAILLEKARQALDTYRHQVVVANVLDSRRGHVVVVTPTSQHEVVLSKEDVDNQVEIEEKLVTNLTAAHKHFIGQQAG; from the exons ATGGCAGAACCCAGAGTGTCTTCCATCGATGGCAAGCTGGCTGAAGAGTTTGCTGCTCCATCGCAAGTGGACGAGGTCCGGGAGAGGATGACCACCTTCGCCCGGCTCCATGCCGAGGCGGGCCGGTGTGTGGTCCTCATCACATCGGGTGGCACCAAAGTTCCACTGGAGTCGCGCACCGTTCGCTTCCTTGACAATTTCAGTAGCGGGAGGAGGGGAGCGCAGTCCGCAGAGTACTTCCTGGACGCCGGTTACGCCGTTGTCTTCCTGCACAGGCATCGCTCACTCTATCCATATGCTCGCACGTTCTCCTCTGTCAATGTGCTGGATGCCCTGCAGTTTTCGGGCGGGGATCAGGACCGTGTGGTGGTGAACCCGCAGGTGCTCCCAAACATCGCCAAAGTGCTGAAGAAGTATCAGGAAGTCACAGCCAGCCAACTGCTGCTTCCCGTCGAGTTCAGCACTCTGTCTGACTATCTGCACCTCCTCAAGGCATCAGCACAGGCGCTCAGCGGCATAG GATCCAAGGCCATGTTTTACTTGGCAGCGGCTGTGTCAGATTTCTACATCCCCGCGTGTGACATGCCAGAGCACAAAATCCAGTCTTCCAATGGACCACTTCAA CTGAGCTTGAAGATGGTGCCCAAAATTCTGTCGCCGTTGGTGATAGACTGGGCGCCGCGGGCGTTTGTCATATCCTTCAAACTGGAGACGGATGCCGCCATCCTGTTGGAGAAGGCTCGACAAGCACTGGACACATACAGGCACCAGGTGGTGGTCGCCAATGTTCTGGACTCACGGCGGGGCCATGTGGTGGTGGTGACGCCCACCAGCCAACACGAGGTGGTCCTCTCCAAGGAGGACGTCGACAACCAGGTGGAGATCGAGGAGAAGCTCGTGACTAATTTAACCGCGGCCCACAAGCACTTCATTGGGCAACAAGCGGGCTGA
- the fam83e gene encoding uncharacterized protein fam83e isoform X1, producing the protein MPGSQEASLDEDAVFLPVKPSSPEFLYSELERHSMEKLLCEGPRAFYNSVGAELSGSFLSPDEVSEITSWVQDFHFTPLQKEENGGNVNPDEADLTSSYFPSYSDVPAPGLVLGWPEAPWVRMENVAVYTNPPAEGEPSIREVIRRHLQKASQVLAIVTDRLTDSTIIGDLHDAASRGVPVYIILNQRTVEEKYTLHRLGHPNIQVRILGGKSFCSSKGKMMAGELKDKFILVDLVTVIHGSYSLAWTDAHLHRHLITVVNGSAVDSFDKEFRTLFAASAQVPNLLQYAVPHVEMTEQQNDFKDPSPPRHFHVTQEIFNPPSPPMDTHLDWEAMGVITRESFPDSLFEDTEIEEKETPLHTDVKFDKNTLVLDTYSQNGFHPMTMRRVWDSSPMINSMPDNANISNWSEHQTEQAAFRQFSTEDRAMSAWRDNRDRDLGQNEFLFSSMRERRSARPDPNVKEESGFDDISPGIENIAASRKPLILRVPQSESFHSLNDLIKRFKPQNNRAELFRKGSSTNMSKMTQSMVDLHTDTPGADPTPDEQRFSVPKLNSKYHDPDQMTPGLILMKRRNDVIKSALQRIPQASKPRPRSFALDLSWRPLRERKGEEE; encoded by the exons ATGCCGGGCTCTCAGGAGGCGAGTCTGGATGAGGATGCAGTGTTCCTGCCGGTAAAGCCGTCTTCGCCGGAGTTCCTCTACTCAGAGCTAGAGCGACATTCCATGGAGAAACTCCTGTGTGAAGGTCCCAGAGCTTTCTACAACTCTGTCGGCGCAGAGCTCTCTGGCTCCTTTCTGTCTCCCGATGAGGTTAGCGAAATAACCAGCTGGGTTCAGGACTTTCACTTTACCCCACTGCAAAAAGAGGAGAATGGAGGGAACGTCAACCCAGATGAAGCGGACCTCACCTCCTCCTACTTCCCGTCCTACTCAGATGTGCCCGCTCCAGGTTTGGTGTTGGGCTGGCCTGAGGCGCCTTGGGTGCGCATGGAAAACGTTGCAGTCTACACAAATCCCCCCGCCGAGGGAGAACCTTCTATCAGAGAGGTCATCCGACGACATCTGCAGAAGGCCAGCCAA GTACTTGCCATTGTGACTGACCGACTGACAGACAGCACTATCATTGGGGATTTACATGACGCAGCCTCCAGGGGTGTCCCGGTTTACATTATCCTCAACCAACGAACTGTTGAGGAGAAGTACACACTCCACAGGCTGGGACATCCG AACATTCAGGTTCGTATACTTGGAGGTAAAAGCTTCTGTTCAAGCAAGGGAAAGATGATGGCTGGGGAGTTGAAAGACAAATTCATTCTGGTGGATTTGGTGACAGTAATTCATGGTAGCTACAG CCTCGCATGGACTGATGCTCACTTACACCGACATCTCATCACTGTTGTCAATGGCTCAGCTGTGGACAGCTTCGACAAAGAGTTTCGGACCCTGTTTGCGGCGTCTGCCCAGGTTCCCAACTTGTTGCAGTATGCTGTTCCCCACGTGGAAATGACTGAGCAACAAAACGACTTCAAAGACCCTAGCCCTCCAAGACACTTCCACGTAACTCAAGAGATCTTCAACCCTCCTTCGCCACCGATGGACACCCATCTGGACTGGGAGGCCATGGGTGTTATTACCAGAGAAAGCTTCCCGGATAGTCTTTTTGAAGACACAGAAATTGAGGAAAAGGAAACACCCTTGCATACTGATGTGAAGTTTGATAAAAACACACtcgttttggatacttatagtcaAAATGGATTTCACCCTATGACCATGAGAAG GGTGTGGGACAGCTCTCCAATGATAAACAGTATGCCAGACAATGCAAACATTTCCAA TTGGTCAGAACATCAGACAGAACAAGCTGCTTTCCGACAGTTCTCTACAGAAGACAGAGCAATGTCAGCGTGGCGCGACAACAGAGACAGAGACTTGGGGCAAAAcgagtttttattttcctcgATGAGGGAAAGGCGCAGTGCAAGGCCCGATCCCAATGTGAAAGAGGAGAGCGGCTTCGACGACATCAGCCCTGGCATAGAAAACATAGCCGCCTCAAGA AAGCCCTTAATCCTGAGGGTGCCGCAATCCGAGAGCTTCCACTCCCTGAATGACCTCATAAAGAGGTTTAAACCTCAGAATAACAGAGCAGAACTATTTAGGAAAGGCTCAAGTACCAATATGTCCAAGATGACCCAGTCCATGGTGGACCTCCACACGGATACACCCGGCGCTGACCCAACTCCAGATGAGCAAAGATTCTCTGTACCGAAGCTCAATTCCAAA TATCATGACCCAGACCAGATGACACCAGGCTTAATCCTGATGAAAAGGAGGAACGATGTGATCAAGTCAGCCCTGCAAAGAATTCCACAGGCTTCTAAACCTAGACCTCGGAGCTTCGCCCTGGATTTGAGTTGGAGGCCTCTAAGGGAAAGAAAAGGGGAAGAGGAATGA
- the fam83e gene encoding uncharacterized protein fam83e isoform X2, translating to MPGSQEASLDEDAVFLPVKPSSPEFLYSELERHSMEKLLCEGPRAFYNSVGAELSGSFLSPDEVSEITSWVQDFHFTPLQKEENGGNVNPDEADLTSSYFPSYSDVPAPGLVLGWPEAPWVRMENVAVYTNPPAEGEPSIREVIRRHLQKASQVLAIVTDRLTDSTIIGDLHDAASRGVPVYIILNQRTVEEKYTLHRLGHPNIQVRILGGKSFCSSKGKMMAGELKDKFILVDLVTVIHGSYSLAWTDAHLHRHLITVVNGSAVDSFDKEFRTLFAASAQVPNLLQYAVPHVEMTEQQNDFKDPSPPRHFHVTQEIFNPPSPPMDTHLDWEAMGVITRESFPDSLFEDTEIEEKETPLHTDVKFDKNTLVLDTYSQNGFHPMTMRSWSEHQTEQAAFRQFSTEDRAMSAWRDNRDRDLGQNEFLFSSMRERRSARPDPNVKEESGFDDISPGIENIAASRKPLILRVPQSESFHSLNDLIKRFKPQNNRAELFRKGSSTNMSKMTQSMVDLHTDTPGADPTPDEQRFSVPKLNSKYHDPDQMTPGLILMKRRNDVIKSALQRIPQASKPRPRSFALDLSWRPLRERKGEEE from the exons ATGCCGGGCTCTCAGGAGGCGAGTCTGGATGAGGATGCAGTGTTCCTGCCGGTAAAGCCGTCTTCGCCGGAGTTCCTCTACTCAGAGCTAGAGCGACATTCCATGGAGAAACTCCTGTGTGAAGGTCCCAGAGCTTTCTACAACTCTGTCGGCGCAGAGCTCTCTGGCTCCTTTCTGTCTCCCGATGAGGTTAGCGAAATAACCAGCTGGGTTCAGGACTTTCACTTTACCCCACTGCAAAAAGAGGAGAATGGAGGGAACGTCAACCCAGATGAAGCGGACCTCACCTCCTCCTACTTCCCGTCCTACTCAGATGTGCCCGCTCCAGGTTTGGTGTTGGGCTGGCCTGAGGCGCCTTGGGTGCGCATGGAAAACGTTGCAGTCTACACAAATCCCCCCGCCGAGGGAGAACCTTCTATCAGAGAGGTCATCCGACGACATCTGCAGAAGGCCAGCCAA GTACTTGCCATTGTGACTGACCGACTGACAGACAGCACTATCATTGGGGATTTACATGACGCAGCCTCCAGGGGTGTCCCGGTTTACATTATCCTCAACCAACGAACTGTTGAGGAGAAGTACACACTCCACAGGCTGGGACATCCG AACATTCAGGTTCGTATACTTGGAGGTAAAAGCTTCTGTTCAAGCAAGGGAAAGATGATGGCTGGGGAGTTGAAAGACAAATTCATTCTGGTGGATTTGGTGACAGTAATTCATGGTAGCTACAG CCTCGCATGGACTGATGCTCACTTACACCGACATCTCATCACTGTTGTCAATGGCTCAGCTGTGGACAGCTTCGACAAAGAGTTTCGGACCCTGTTTGCGGCGTCTGCCCAGGTTCCCAACTTGTTGCAGTATGCTGTTCCCCACGTGGAAATGACTGAGCAACAAAACGACTTCAAAGACCCTAGCCCTCCAAGACACTTCCACGTAACTCAAGAGATCTTCAACCCTCCTTCGCCACCGATGGACACCCATCTGGACTGGGAGGCCATGGGTGTTATTACCAGAGAAAGCTTCCCGGATAGTCTTTTTGAAGACACAGAAATTGAGGAAAAGGAAACACCCTTGCATACTGATGTGAAGTTTGATAAAAACACACtcgttttggatacttatagtcaAAATGGATTTCACCCTATGACCATGAGAAG TTGGTCAGAACATCAGACAGAACAAGCTGCTTTCCGACAGTTCTCTACAGAAGACAGAGCAATGTCAGCGTGGCGCGACAACAGAGACAGAGACTTGGGGCAAAAcgagtttttattttcctcgATGAGGGAAAGGCGCAGTGCAAGGCCCGATCCCAATGTGAAAGAGGAGAGCGGCTTCGACGACATCAGCCCTGGCATAGAAAACATAGCCGCCTCAAGA AAGCCCTTAATCCTGAGGGTGCCGCAATCCGAGAGCTTCCACTCCCTGAATGACCTCATAAAGAGGTTTAAACCTCAGAATAACAGAGCAGAACTATTTAGGAAAGGCTCAAGTACCAATATGTCCAAGATGACCCAGTCCATGGTGGACCTCCACACGGATACACCCGGCGCTGACCCAACTCCAGATGAGCAAAGATTCTCTGTACCGAAGCTCAATTCCAAA TATCATGACCCAGACCAGATGACACCAGGCTTAATCCTGATGAAAAGGAGGAACGATGTGATCAAGTCAGCCCTGCAAAGAATTCCACAGGCTTCTAAACCTAGACCTCGGAGCTTCGCCCTGGATTTGAGTTGGAGGCCTCTAAGGGAAAGAAAAGGGGAAGAGGAATGA